Proteins from a single region of Strix aluco isolate bStrAlu1 chromosome 5, bStrAlu1.hap1, whole genome shotgun sequence:
- the LOC141923869 gene encoding calmodulin, striated muscle — protein sequence MAERLSEEKIAEFKEAFSLFDRDGDGCITTKELGTVMRSLGQNPTEAELQDMVGEVDADGSGTIDFPEFLSLMARKMRDTDSEEEIREAFRVFDKDGNGYISAAELRHVMTNLGEKLTDEEVDEMIKEADCNNDGQVNYEEFVRMMTEK from the coding sequence ATGGCCGAGCGGCTGTCGGAGGAGAAGATCGCCGAATTCAAGGaggctttttccctttttgacCGGGATGGAGACGGTTGCATCACCACGAAGGAGTTGGGCACCGTCATGCGCTCGTTGGGGCAAAACCCCACCGAAGCGGAGCTGCAGGACATGGTGGGGGAGGTGGATGCCGACGGCAGCGGCACCATCGACTTCCCCGAGTTCCTCTCGCTGATGGCGAGAAAGATGAGGGACACGGACAGCGAGGAGGAGATCCGCGAGGCTTTCCGCGTCTTCGATAAGGACGGCAACGGCTACATCAGCGCGGCGGAGCTGCGGCACGTCATGACCAACCTGGGTGAGAAGTTGACGGACGAGGAGGTGGATGAGATGATCAAGGAGGCCGACTGCAACAACGACGGGCAGGTCAACTACGAGGAGTTCGTGAGGATGATGACGGAGAAGTGa